Proteins found in one Zea mays cultivar B73 chromosome 1, Zm-B73-REFERENCE-NAM-5.0, whole genome shotgun sequence genomic segment:
- the LOC109943788 gene encoding uncharacterized protein produces the protein MALRRWKPFFPAFAAIDTAIETATGARSRDKFRQLRSELVEMLCDAADDDADRVKGLCRLLDAAMAEALSTLHVVPVTTTMLTTTGVDKAVEGLLSHEAGKVRALAHGILIQWAEGGVLDTTVLAAPSTHRMHPQAQRPETAVLLAYTPKISDEKMPPVVSNAGGDRVRSGQTGDAKRKHPGYYREADADDEKRQRNVPEKVEDRPRKMEPDIKSRSSWRSRDTKSRSRASSWRYRDERR, from the coding sequence ATGGCGCTCCGCCGGTGGAAGCCCTTCTTCCCGGCGTTCGCCGCCATCGACACCGCCATAGAGACCGCCACCGGGGCCCGCTCCCGGGACAAGTTCCGGCAACTGAGGAGCGAGCTGGTGGAGATGCTCTGCGATGCCGCGGACGACGACGCCGATCGAGTCAAGGGGCTGTGCCGGCTGCTCGACGCGGCCATGGCCGAGGCGCTTTCGACGCTGCATGTGGTCCCGGTGACGACGACCATGCTGACCACCACCGGCGTGGACAAGGCCGTCGAAGGCCTGCTGAGCCACGAGGCCGGGAAGGTGCGCGCCCTCGCGCACGGCATCTTGATCCAGTGGGCGGAAGGCGGCGTGTTGGACACCACGGTGTTGGCCGCTCCATCCACTCACCGAATGCATCCGCAGGCGCAGAGGCCTGAGACAGCCGTTCTACTAGCTTATACTCCCAAGATCTCGGACGAGAAGATGCCTCCTGTCGTTTCCAATGCCGGCGGCGATCGCGTCAGGAGCGGGCAGACTGGAGATGCAAAGCGCAAGCACCCAGGCTACTACCGAGAAGCTGATGCTGATGACGAGAAGCGGCAGCGCAACGTCCCTGAGAAGGTCGAGGACAGGCCAAGGAAAATGGAGCCGGACATCAAGAGTAGGAGCAGCTGGAGATCCAGGGACACGAAGAGCAGGAGCCGAGCGAGCAGCTGGAGATACAGGGACGAGAGGCGCTAA
- the LOC100384167 gene encoding uncharacterized protein LOC100384167: MAQQRERRELELEEGARTGGASAADWEKQRKKLLCWAERSGRRAMGSREKHYGELEREKQKVSAAKRRARAPSEIRPGAGRRQGRSLDWARQGRAPWHRQDPSRGRTWAAVGRADRERREQRNAQGGRSLEERRWVGSARTEQEEPCDPVLELGGWRR, translated from the coding sequence ATGGCTCAGCAGAGGGAACGCCGCGAGCTGGAGCTAGAAGAAGGAGCACGGACGGGCGGGGCCTCGGCCGCCGACTGGGAGAAGCAGAGAAAGAAGCTGCTATGCTGGGCAGAGAGGAGCGGCCGGCGCGCCATGGGATCAAGGGAAAAGCACTACGGCGAGCTTGAGAGAGAGAAGCAGAAAGTGAGCGCCGCCAAGAGAAGGGCACGCGCGCCATCAGAGATCCGGCCGGGTGCTGGACGCCGGCAGGGGAGGAGCTTGGACTGGGCGCGGCAGGGGCGAGCTCCATGGCACAGACAAGATCCAAGCAGAGGCCGGACTTGGGCAGCTGTTGGACGAGCGGACAGGGAGCGCCGTGAGCAGAGAAACGCGCAGGGAGGGAGAAGCTTGGAGGAGCGTCGCTGGGTAGGGAGCGCGCGCACAGAGCAGGAAGAGCCGTGCGACCCGGTGCTGGAgcttggaggttggagaagatga